A part of Sporomusaceae bacterium genomic DNA contains:
- a CDS encoding Mu-like prophage major head subunit gpT family protein encodes MPPVQNPAPRWAQNLERSISLERAAIDVEKRTVPLSFSSETTEVVRWGDVEILDHSPGACNLTRINDIGVLLFNHNTDMPIGGIESAVISERRRGEGIARFDADEESDKYFQKVVGGTLKAVSVRYSVQQWEKVEVNTLSSCGRFKGPCWIARKWTPLEISIVSVPADADVGVGRSAEDGTSRSDKENNKRSDRNMPPEETIVTTVTPPATDQDRSQQPPAAVDPQRAAADAVTAERNRTAEITALCRSFDLAPDEFIVSGATVDAARKAVLERLAQNRPSGTVRMGQDETDKFRAAAVDGLLMRGSIVVAKPADGADAFRGVRLLRLAEDCVERATGKRARFDNDEDLIREALTGASAFPGILSAAANKSMAMAYQAVPTTFQLWTGTGSHSDFKGATAYRLSEADELVKMTEQGEFKHSEITEASVTKSIATFGRSFSITRRAMIDDDLGALSKIPAKYGAAARRMINKMVYAIFAANPVIEGAALFHADHKNLAGAAAALSVASLDKAKAAMAKQKNIGGKEYLNIQPAFLIVPSDLEVLATQLISSVVDPSKNNATPNPFANKLSVVSDPLLSEQSLTAWYLASAPGMADTIEVDYLNGRQEPTMESQVSFEVLGMKWRIYLDVGVNLLDFRGLFKNAGQ; translated from the coding sequence CGGTACAAAACCCGGCGCCCAGGTGGGCGCAGAACCTTGAACGAAGCATAAGCCTGGAAAGAGCGGCTATCGACGTTGAAAAACGGACGGTGCCGCTTTCGTTTTCCAGCGAAACCACGGAGGTTGTCCGCTGGGGCGACGTGGAGATTCTTGACCATTCCCCCGGGGCGTGCAATCTGACCAGGATCAACGACATCGGCGTATTGCTGTTCAACCACAACACTGATATGCCGATCGGGGGAATCGAATCCGCAGTTATTTCGGAGCGTCGCCGCGGCGAGGGCATTGCCCGCTTTGACGCCGACGAGGAAAGCGATAAGTATTTCCAAAAAGTCGTCGGTGGTACCCTTAAAGCTGTTTCCGTCCGCTACTCGGTGCAGCAATGGGAGAAGGTCGAGGTCAACACGCTCTCGTCCTGTGGACGGTTTAAGGGCCCCTGTTGGATTGCCCGCAAGTGGACCCCGCTCGAAATATCCATCGTTTCTGTCCCTGCCGACGCCGACGTCGGCGTCGGTCGATCTGCTGAGGACGGCACAAGCCGCTCAGATAAAGAAAACAACAAAAGGAGTGATCGCAATATGCCTCCGGAAGAAACCATCGTTACCACTGTCACCCCGCCCGCAACCGATCAGGACCGCAGCCAGCAACCTCCCGCTGCCGTCGATCCTCAGAGAGCAGCCGCTGATGCGGTAACCGCCGAGCGCAACAGGACGGCGGAGATCACCGCCCTGTGCCGGAGCTTTGATCTGGCGCCTGACGAGTTTATCGTCAGTGGGGCGACCGTCGATGCGGCTAGAAAGGCCGTGTTGGAACGGCTGGCCCAGAATCGTCCGTCCGGTACCGTCCGCATGGGTCAGGACGAGACGGACAAGTTCCGGGCCGCAGCTGTTGACGGTCTGCTGATGCGCGGCAGCATAGTCGTGGCGAAACCGGCCGACGGCGCCGACGCCTTCCGTGGCGTTCGCTTGCTCAGGCTGGCCGAGGACTGCGTAGAGCGCGCCACCGGGAAACGTGCGCGTTTTGACAACGACGAGGACCTGATCCGCGAAGCACTCACCGGCGCCAGCGCTTTCCCCGGGATTCTCTCCGCCGCCGCCAATAAGTCCATGGCAATGGCCTATCAGGCCGTACCGACCACCTTCCAACTTTGGACCGGCACCGGGTCGCACTCCGACTTCAAAGGCGCCACGGCCTACAGGTTGAGTGAGGCTGACGAGCTGGTAAAAATGACGGAGCAGGGTGAATTCAAGCACTCCGAAATTACGGAAGCCAGCGTAACCAAGTCGATTGCCACCTTCGGTCGGTCGTTTTCGATTACCCGCAGAGCGATGATCGATGACGACCTGGGTGCTCTGTCGAAAATCCCAGCGAAGTATGGCGCCGCCGCGCGACGGATGATCAATAAGATGGTTTACGCTATCTTCGCCGCCAACCCGGTCATCGAGGGTGCCGCCTTGTTCCATGCCGACCACAAGAATCTTGCCGGGGCTGCTGCGGCGCTCAGCGTGGCATCGCTCGACAAGGCTAAAGCGGCCATGGCTAAGCAGAAAAACATCGGCGGCAAGGAATATCTCAATATTCAACCGGCCTTCCTGATCGTCCCGAGCGACCTGGAGGTCCTTGCTACGCAGCTGATCAGCTCCGTCGTCGACCCGTCCAAGAACAACGCCACGCCCAACCCGTTCGCCAACAAACTCTCGGTTGTTTCCGATCCGCTGCTCTCCGAGCAGAGCCTGACGGCCTGGTATTTGGCCTCCGCTCCCGGGATGGCCGACACCATCGAGGTCGATTACCTCAACGGCCGCCAGGAGCCGACCATGGAAAGCCAGGTGTCGTTCGAGGTACTCGGCATGAAATGGCGGATTTATCTGGATGTCGGCGTTAACCTGCTCGACTTCCGCGGACTGTTCAAAAATGCTGGACAGTAA